ATTTCAAGCTTTATGAGGTGATCAAGTTGACAAGGTAATGTCCCAACCAACGAAGGATTGTTTCGGACAACAAGATGTTGAAGATAGGAGAATGGGACTTCTTTTTCTTGGCCCTCGGCATAATGAGACCAATCCTTCCATGCCAACATCTCTTCAAACTTCAAAGTTGTTAAGGATGGAAAAGGCTTTTTAGCTGCGCAAAATTCAGAGCCTATCATGCTTACTGCATGTAGACCTTGAAGATATAATTCCTTGAGTAAAGGGAGCTGTCCAAGCGAGGGCAATGATGTAACATTAGGACAATCCCGCAAGCACAAAGACACTATCTTAGAATAAGATGGATTGCCTAACCATGATGGGAATATTCCACCACTATAGTACGAGATAGTGAGATTTTCAAGATTAGTGTGAGGTTGTAGAGAATGAAGCACCCGTGCTTCTTGCTCATCatttcaaagttttccaaaattttcattccAATGCAAGAATAAGTTGCTAAGGCCTTCTTTTCTGAACAAATTAGCATCAATTGCATCTCTAACTTTTTCCACCTTCTGCAGTTCGGATATGAATAATTCTCCTTGAAGACGCGACAAGTTTTTTAACTCCTTTACTTGTGAGCCTTTCTTTGGACCTACCACAAACTTGGATAAGATAGTAAGATTCTTCAAAATACCTATACTCAACGGCATCTCTTTTAGACTCTTTGTATCTCTAATATCAAGAAATTGTAAGCTAACTAATTTTGTAATACCTGGAGGCAACATAGAAAGCTTTTGACAACTTCTTAAGATCAAAGATTGTAATTTGCATAAGGTGCCAATTGACTTAAGTAGCCTTTTGATATGAGTATAAGAGAAATTGAGATATCGAAGATGTTTTAAGGCACCAACACATTCCGGTACCTCTATGATGGAACAATGGCATAAGGAGAATGCCCTTAAGTACTTCAATTTTGATAGCAAGTCGTGTAGCACCTTGTTGAAAATAGAGAATTGTCTTAAGCTCCCACCAACACGCAATACCGTTAAACTTCTTAGCACCTTCATACCTTCATATGCTCTCAAGCATCTTGATGTAAGATGTAGTGATGACATGACTGATGCATAACGAGCTTTCTTGAAAGAggcatcatcttcatcattcaCTTCCCAAGACTCCCCAAAGGTAAAGCACGTTGCACCTGCAATTGACTTTGCTAGGTCATTCAAAAGATCGTGCATTAAAAACTTCGATGTGTGAACACTGGATTGTTGGAAAAATGATCTGGATACTAACTCATCAAAGTAATTCCGTCCTAATCTCAAgatattctcttttgctttttgtccATCTAAAAAGCCCTCTGCTATCCATAAGAGTGCTAGCTCATCCCTATCAATTTCATAGGCCTTTGGAAATACTGTGCAATAAACAAAACATCTCTTCAAATATGAAGGAAGATTGACATAGCTCAATTTCAAATCTGGAAGAACctcatcatttttttccatcattgcatcccatattttgttatttaagaTGGCTTCCCATTCATCGGGATTCTCTTTATTACGTAGGAGACCACCCAACATCTTTGCTGCCAAAGGTAAACCCCTACATTTTTCAGCTATTTTATTGCCTATTATTTCAAGATTTGGGTGCCTCTCAAAATTTCTTGCTCCCAAAGCATGAAAGGTTAATAAGCCGATACAGTTATCGATTGATAACTCTTTCAATGGATATGGCAAAGCTCCTGTTATGGAAACAACAGGAAGGTTGCGTGTCGTAATGATGATCTTACTTCCCTTAACCCCCACTTCAAATGGCTTTAAGAGGGATGTCCATTCTCCATACTTCTCATTCCAGACGTCGTCTAAAACTACAAGAAACTTCTTTCTGGATAGACTGTCCTTCAACTTTACTTGAAGCCCATTAAGATCTTTGTCCTCAGAGGGTAGTTCGGTGACCGACCACAAAATAGTCTTTGTTATGTCGAGAATATCAAAAACATCTGAAACACAAACCCATGCTTTCCTCTCGAAATAGCTACTCACTCTTGCATCATTATATATTCGTTGAGCCAAGGCTGTCTTTCCAATACCAGCCATCCCAACTATGGGGATTATGCTCAGAGTGGCATCGGAATTTTGGACGTCACTGATTAATAATTCAAGTACTTgtgcttcttccttctccctaccgaaaaattgaaattccggTAGAGAAGTACTGGGTAGCCTTTTGTTGGTGTAGTGGGATCTGTCCACAACATTCTTCATCAAGCTTAGGGGAGCCTTTGCGGTGACAATCTCTTCAAACCTGCCACTAATCTCTTGTAACTTGGTTTTAGACACAAGTAAGCGTGGTCggctaaagaaagaaaactttcttTTCAACTGACCTCTACTTGTTGTAGATTCTGTCTCCAACTTGGCCTGAGCAGCCTTGATCTCAAAATCATCGAGCAAGTCTTCCATGTCATAGGCCAAGTCCCTAACATCGTCCAACCATAGCTTCACTAGATTGTCACCGCTCAATTGCTTATCCT
The nucleotide sequence above comes from Eucalyptus grandis isolate ANBG69807.140 chromosome 2, ASM1654582v1, whole genome shotgun sequence. Encoded proteins:
- the LOC120290813 gene encoding putative disease resistance RPP13-like protein 1 codes for the protein MAIGDIFLGSFFQILLDKLASLGLDYAQQEGSSTTLLHKWKGMLETIYAVLGDAEDKQLSGDNLVKLWLDDVRDLAYDMEDLLDDFEIKAAQAKLETESTTSRGQLKRKFSFFSRPRLLVSKTKLQEISGRFEEIVTAKAPLSLMKNVVDRSHYTNKRLPSTSLPEFQFFGREKEEAQVLELLISDVQNSDATLSIIPIVGMAGIGKTALAQRIYNDARVSSYFERKAWVCVSDVFDILDITKTILWSVTELPSEDKDLNGLQVKLKDSLSRKKFLVVLDDVWNEKYGEWTSLLKPFEVGVKGSKIIITTRNLPVVSITGALPYPLKELSIDNCIGLLTFHALGARNFERHPNLEIIGNKIAEKCRGLPLAAKMLGGLLRNKENPDEWEAILNNKIWDAMMEKNDEVLPDLKLSYVNLPSYLKRCFVYCTVFPKAYEIDRDELALLWIAEGFLDGQKAKENILRLGRNYFDELVSRSFFQQSSVHTSKFLMHDLLNDLAKSIAGATCFTFGESWEVNDEDDASFKKARYASVMSSLHLTSRCLRAYEGRLIVLKMLHIEGCEGVESLEEVIVKPLESLTIGGCENLGSLPQCLQRLSNLTHLKIWNCPTLEIEEFPSLPITLSWLTLWNCPKIKSLPNQWHHLKSLCTLRIGSCQNIKCFPQGGLPPNLLWLIIRGCENLKQPVREWGLNLLTSLEELSIDGRSMGDKGENVWFPSEDEDAWSLLFPSSLTNLQIFHMRNVKRLSSGLCNDLSSLQYLWIVDCPKLRYLTEDGLSPSLQELHIVRCEILKDRCSKLSGYYWPLIQEVPIIYIENVRVQ